One genomic window of Comamonas serinivorans includes the following:
- the atpD gene encoding F0F1 ATP synthase subunit beta codes for MAQPGGTGKIVQCIGAVVDVEFPRDKIPRVFDALKMNGSELTLEVQQQLGDGIVRTIALGSSDGLRRGLEVFNTGAPITVPVGPATLGRIMDVLGRPIDERGPIDQSSTAAIHRKPPAYDELSPSQELLETGIKVIDLVCPFAKGGKVGLFGGAGVGKTVNMMELINNIAKAHSGLSVFAGVGERTREGNDFYHEMSDAGVVKQDNLAESKVAMVYGQMNEPPGNRLRVALTGLTMAEAFRDEGRDVLFFVDNIYRYTLAGTEVSALLGRMPSAVGYQPTLAEEMGRLQERITSTKVGSITSIQAVYVPADDLTDPSPATTFAHLDSTVVLSRDIAALGIYPAVDPLDSTSRQLDPLVVGEEHYQVARAVQGTLQRYKELRDIIAILGMDELAPDDKLAVARARKIQRFLSQPFHVAEVFTGSPGKYVSLKETIRGFKMITGGECDHLPEQAFYMVGTIDEAFEKAKNL; via the coding sequence ATGGCTCAGCCGGGCGGCACGGGCAAGATCGTGCAGTGCATTGGCGCTGTGGTGGACGTTGAATTTCCGCGTGACAAGATCCCGCGCGTGTTCGATGCGCTGAAGATGAACGGCTCGGAGCTGACGCTGGAAGTTCAGCAGCAGCTGGGCGATGGCATCGTGCGCACGATTGCCCTGGGTTCGTCCGACGGCCTGCGTCGGGGTCTCGAGGTGTTCAACACGGGTGCGCCCATCACCGTGCCGGTGGGCCCGGCCACGCTGGGTCGCATCATGGACGTGTTGGGTCGCCCCATCGACGAACGCGGTCCCATCGACCAATCGAGCACGGCTGCGATTCACCGCAAGCCGCCCGCTTACGACGAGCTGTCGCCGTCGCAAGAGCTGCTGGAAACCGGCATCAAGGTGATCGACCTGGTGTGCCCGTTCGCCAAGGGCGGCAAGGTGGGTCTGTTCGGTGGCGCCGGTGTGGGCAAGACCGTGAACATGATGGAACTCATCAACAACATTGCCAAGGCCCACAGCGGTCTGTCGGTGTTCGCGGGGGTGGGTGAACGGACCCGTGAAGGCAACGACTTCTACCATGAAATGTCGGACGCCGGCGTGGTGAAGCAAGACAACCTGGCCGAATCGAAAGTGGCCATGGTGTATGGCCAGATGAACGAGCCGCCAGGCAACCGTCTGCGCGTGGCCTTGACCGGCCTGACCATGGCTGAAGCCTTCCGTGACGAAGGCCGTGACGTGCTGTTCTTCGTGGACAACATCTACCGCTACACGCTGGCCGGTACCGAAGTGTCCGCCCTGCTGGGCCGCATGCCGTCCGCCGTGGGTTACCAGCCGACGCTGGCTGAGGAAATGGGCCGCCTGCAAGAGCGCATCACCTCGACCAAGGTGGGCTCGATCACCTCGATCCAGGCCGTGTACGTGCCTGCCGATGACTTGACCGACCCGTCGCCTGCAACCACGTTCGCTCACTTGGATTCCACCGTGGTGCTGTCGCGTGACATCGCCGCACTGGGCATCTATCCCGCTGTGGACCCGCTGGACTCGACCAGCCGTCAGCTGGATCCGCTGGTGGTGGGTGAAGAGCATTACCAGGTGGCTCGCGCCGTGCAAGGCACGCTGCAGCGCTACAAGGAACTGCGCGACATCATCGCCATCCTGGGCATGGACGAACTGGCACCCGATGACAAGCTGGCCGTGGCCCGCGCTCGGAAGATCCAGCGTTTCCTGTCGCAGCCGTTCCACGTGGCCGAAGTGTTCACGGGTTCGCCTGGCAAGTACGTGTCCCTGAAAGAAACCATCCGTGGTTTCAAGATGATCACGGGCGGCGAGTGCGATCACCTGCCTGAGCAGGCGTTCTACATGGTTGGCACCATCGATGAAGCCTTTGAAAAGGCCAAGAACCTCTGA
- a CDS encoding F0F1 ATP synthase subunit epsilon: MNTIHVDVVSAEETIFSGEARMVVLPGESGELGVYPRHTPLISRIRPGSVRIHLPDGKEEFVFVAGGIIEVQPDCVTVLSDTAIRGKDLDEARANEARALAEEALKNASSEVDIARAQSELAVLAAELAALRRYRGKR, translated from the coding sequence ATGAACACCATTCATGTGGATGTGGTCAGCGCCGAGGAGACGATCTTCTCCGGCGAGGCCCGCATGGTCGTGTTGCCTGGGGAATCGGGCGAACTCGGCGTCTATCCGCGTCACACGCCCCTGATCTCGCGCATTCGCCCGGGATCCGTGCGCATTCACCTGCCCGATGGCAAGGAAGAGTTTGTCTTCGTGGCGGGCGGCATCATCGAGGTGCAGCCCGATTGCGTGACGGTGCTGTCCGACACGGCCATTCGCGGCAAGGACCTGGACGAAGCGCGCGCCAACGAGGCGCGTGCGCTGGCCGAAGAGGCCTTGAAGAACGCGTCGTCCGAGGTGGACATTGCACGCGCCCAGAGCGAACTGGCCGTTTTGGCGGCAGAGTTGGCAGCTTTGCGCCGTTACCGCGGCAAGCGCTGA